In Limosilactobacillus sp. WILCCON 0051, a single window of DNA contains:
- a CDS encoding LacI family DNA-binding transcriptional regulator, translating to MADSKSKEAVTIQTIAKLANVSHTTVSRALNGSSSVKPETRRKIERIAKEAGYVPNFNARRLVTHRSYNIGVFFSNLNGGTSASFLSTTIETMEKLLSASYTFSVGSIEKEHAADKLSKQNYDGILVMSQSDADDEFIERARQQKIPTVVLNRFVDNPEIDNFAIDEKLGLRLATEYAIRMGHRQFALIEGVEKFASTQLRTAGFKEALETHAIDSESVIYKHGGDYRPAGGNVEMRQILSSGKVPTCVICENDDMAIGAINACSEFGYRVPEDISVIGFDDMPYSQYLTPELTTVRKPTETMIQKGIKRLLEMIEKPADVEPVRRIIDPEIIVRSSVKKIN from the coding sequence ATGGCAGATTCAAAAAGCAAAGAGGCAGTGACGATTCAGACGATTGCCAAACTGGCTAATGTATCACATACAACGGTTTCGCGGGCCTTAAATGGCAGCAGTTCCGTTAAGCCAGAAACGCGGCGCAAGATTGAACGAATTGCTAAAGAAGCGGGATATGTACCCAATTTTAATGCACGGCGCTTAGTTACTCATCGTTCCTATAATATTGGCGTGTTTTTCTCGAATTTAAATGGCGGCACTTCAGCCAGCTTTTTGTCAACAACAATTGAAACCATGGAAAAACTGCTTTCGGCAAGCTACACGTTTTCAGTGGGCAGTATTGAAAAAGAACATGCTGCAGACAAGCTTTCTAAGCAAAACTACGATGGCATTCTGGTTATGAGTCAGTCTGATGCCGACGATGAGTTTATTGAAAGAGCCCGGCAGCAAAAGATCCCCACGGTTGTCTTAAACCGGTTTGTGGACAATCCAGAAATCGACAACTTTGCCATTGATGAAAAGCTGGGACTGCGTTTAGCGACTGAGTATGCCATTCGAATGGGACATCGCCAGTTTGCCTTGATTGAAGGGGTAGAAAAGTTTGCCTCAACCCAATTGCGAACGGCTGGCTTTAAAGAAGCGCTTGAAACTCATGCTATTGATTCTGAATCCGTGATTTATAAACACGGTGGCGACTACCGTCCAGCTGGAGGGAATGTCGAGATGCGGCAGATTCTTTCTTCTGGAAAGGTACCGACCTGTGTAATCTGTGAAAATGATGATATGGCAATTGGGGCTATCAATGCTTGCAGCGAGTTTGGCTACCGAGTTCCTGAGGATATCTCGGTAATTGGTTTTGACGACATGCCTTATTCTCAATATTTGACGCCTGAACTCACCACGGTCCGCAAGCCAACGGAAACCATGATTCAAAAAGGAATTAAGCGCCTGCTTGAAATGATTGAAAAACCTGCTGACGTTGAACCTGTTAGAAGAATAATTGATCCAGAAATCATCGTCCGTTCATCAGTGAAAAAAATAAATTAG
- the zwf gene encoding glucose-6-phosphate dehydrogenase, protein MAKENKALITLFGAAGDLAQRKLYPSLFNLYKKGYLAEHFALLGTSRRPLSDEDFQQMVLKSVNGMENEEGQAQAFAKHFFFQSHDVTKPEHYTVLKQRLEELDKQFGAEGNRLFYMSMAPQFFGTIALNLKKQDLLTKDGFNRLVIEKPFGRDYESAKKLNDELSQTFNENQIFRIDHYLGKEMVQNIQALRFGNTIIESLWNNRYIDNIQVTLSEKLGVEERAGYYDQSGALRDMLQNHIMQIVAQLAMEQPVAFTDTDVRVEKIKALRSLRVYTPSEAAANFVRGQYGAGDDTHAYRNEDGVDPNSITETFVAAKLMFDNYRWSGVPFYVRTGKKLADKFTRIDVVFKKPLIDIFANPRMKSEQSLNSNVLTIFVEPNSGFSLRLNAKRAGQGFTTEPVDLKYLQSDEAKNESPEPYERLFHDALEGNHTNFASWAEIAYAWKFVDVIRKLWDIEEPQFPNYTPGSMGPAASDELLARDGRQWVYRLNH, encoded by the coding sequence TTGGCTAAGGAAAATAAAGCTTTAATTACGCTGTTCGGGGCAGCCGGCGACCTTGCACAACGCAAGCTGTACCCATCATTATTCAACCTTTACAAGAAAGGCTACCTGGCAGAACACTTTGCTCTGCTCGGTACTTCTCGGCGTCCGCTGAGCGATGAGGACTTCCAACAAATGGTTTTGAAGTCCGTCAACGGTATGGAAAACGAAGAAGGTCAAGCTCAGGCATTTGCCAAGCACTTCTTCTTCCAATCCCATGACGTTACCAAGCCTGAACACTACACTGTGCTTAAGCAACGCCTGGAAGAACTGGACAAGCAATTTGGTGCTGAAGGCAATCGCCTGTTCTACATGTCCATGGCTCCTCAATTCTTTGGCACGATTGCCTTGAACTTGAAGAAGCAGGACCTGCTGACCAAGGATGGCTTCAACCGTCTGGTGATCGAAAAGCCATTTGGTCGTGACTACGAATCCGCTAAGAAGCTGAACGACGAACTGTCACAAACGTTCAACGAAAACCAAATCTTCCGGATCGACCACTACCTGGGTAAGGAAATGGTTCAAAACATTCAAGCCCTGCGTTTTGGCAACACGATCATCGAATCTCTGTGGAACAACCGCTACATCGACAACATCCAAGTAACGCTGAGTGAAAAACTGGGTGTTGAAGAACGTGCCGGCTACTACGACCAATCCGGTGCGCTGCGTGACATGCTGCAAAACCACATCATGCAGATCGTTGCTCAACTGGCAATGGAACAACCAGTTGCCTTTACCGACACCGACGTTCGGGTTGAAAAGATCAAAGCACTGCGTTCACTGCGGGTCTACACCCCATCCGAAGCAGCTGCCAACTTTGTTCGTGGCCAATACGGTGCTGGCGATGACACGCACGCCTACCGCAATGAAGACGGCGTTGATCCAAACTCCATTACGGAAACTTTTGTCGCTGCCAAGCTGATGTTTGACAACTATCGCTGGTCTGGCGTGCCATTCTACGTCCGGACTGGTAAGAAGCTGGCTGACAAGTTTACCCGTATCGACGTTGTCTTCAAGAAGCCGCTGATCGACATCTTTGCCAACCCACGGATGAAGAGTGAACAGTCATTGAACTCCAACGTTCTGACGATCTTCGTTGAACCAAACTCCGGCTTCTCACTGCGTCTGAACGCTAAGCGCGCCGGCCAAGGCTTCACGACTGAACCAGTTGACTTGAAGTACCTGCAAAGCGACGAAGCCAAGAACGAATCACCAGAACCATACGAACGTCTCTTCCACGATGCACTGGAAGGCAACCACACCAACTTTGCATCATGGGCTGAAATTGCCTACGCATGGAAGTTTGTTGACGTTATTCGCAAGCTTTGGGACATTGAAGAACCTCAATTCCCTAACTACACGCCTGGTTCAATGGGCCCAGCTGCTTCTGATGAACTGCTGGCTCGCGATGGCCGTCAATGGGTTTACCGTCTGAACCACTAA
- the uxaC gene encoding glucuronate isomerase: MTLLNDDFLLSNETAKKLFHEHAAKMPIIDYHCHLNPVEIYENKNYPNLTRIWINEDHYGDHYKWRLMRANGTDEKYITGDGDEYQKFLEWTKAIQNAYGNPLYEWTHLELKRFFHIDDELTLENAPKIWEKANALLQTDDFKPRNLIKNMNVKAVCTTDDPASDLKYHKLLKEDEAANGFKTLPAMRPDKLIQIDRDGFGAYLKELGTAAGVEIHSFNDIIKAMRQRFEFFSSMGGRLSDHSLLTYHFKEATPAELDAIVAKGISNEPLTQSEIDQYLTMLLEALMHLNTEFNWTMQFHINSIRDLNHPMFKQLGPDTGYDAVGTQPDIVANIAKLYSKAQDSNDVPKTIFYSLNDNDWMQLATLMGCFQGDGGVERLQLGAGWWFNDTAEGMDRQLRIFAQQSLLPHFVGMLTDSRSFLSYPRHEYFRRVLCNFYGKLVEQGRVPDDLDKLGKIVEDISFNNAKNYFGFFD, translated from the coding sequence ATGACGCTTTTAAATGATGATTTTTTGCTGAGCAATGAAACGGCTAAGAAACTGTTTCATGAACATGCGGCTAAAATGCCGATTATTGACTATCACTGTCACCTTAATCCGGTTGAAATTTATGAAAACAAAAACTATCCTAATCTGACCCGGATCTGGATCAATGAAGACCACTATGGCGATCATTACAAGTGGCGCTTGATGCGGGCTAACGGCACTGATGAAAAGTACATTACCGGGGATGGCGATGAATACCAAAAGTTCCTGGAATGGACCAAAGCAATTCAGAATGCTTACGGCAATCCGCTGTATGAATGGACGCACCTTGAATTGAAGCGTTTCTTCCATATTGATGATGAACTGACGCTGGAAAACGCGCCTAAGATCTGGGAAAAGGCCAATGCATTGCTGCAGACGGATGACTTTAAGCCGCGCAATCTGATCAAGAACATGAATGTCAAGGCAGTCTGCACCACTGATGATCCAGCCTCTGATTTGAAGTACCACAAACTGTTGAAAGAAGACGAAGCGGCAAATGGCTTTAAGACTTTGCCAGCCATGCGTCCTGATAAGCTGATTCAAATTGATCGTGATGGATTTGGCGCCTACCTGAAAGAGTTGGGCACGGCAGCAGGCGTTGAGATTCATAGCTTCAATGACATTATCAAGGCAATGCGGCAACGCTTTGAATTCTTCAGCTCCATGGGCGGCCGCCTGTCTGATCACTCACTGTTGACTTATCACTTTAAAGAAGCAACGCCAGCTGAACTGGATGCAATCGTGGCTAAGGGGATCAGCAATGAGCCTTTGACGCAGTCTGAAATTGACCAGTATCTGACAATGCTTTTGGAAGCCTTGATGCATCTGAATACTGAATTTAACTGGACGATGCAGTTCCACATTAACTCAATTCGTGATCTGAACCACCCAATGTTTAAACAGCTCGGTCCTGATACCGGCTATGATGCGGTCGGCACGCAGCCTGATATCGTTGCCAACATCGCCAAGCTTTACAGTAAGGCTCAAGACAGCAATGATGTACCAAAGACGATCTTCTACTCATTGAATGATAACGACTGGATGCAACTGGCAACGCTGATGGGATGCTTCCAAGGCGATGGCGGCGTTGAACGGCTGCAGCTGGGTGCCGGCTGGTGGTTCAACGACACGGCAGAAGGCATGGATCGTCAATTACGGATCTTTGCTCAACAAAGCCTGTTGCCACACTTTGTCGGGATGCTGACTGATTCGCGCAGCTTCCTTTCCTACCCGCGTCATGAATATTTCCGGCGCGTACTGTGCAACTTCTATGGCAAGCTGGTTGAACAAGGCCGAGTTCCAGATGATCTGGACAAATTAGGCAAGATCGTTGAAGATATTTCATTTAACAATGCCAAGAATTACTTTGGGTTCTTTGACTAA
- a CDS encoding VOC family protein, which yields MTAKIYPYLTFENAREAMHYYVEQFGAEIIYRQPLSAEQAENLGLALDDLDATTAHGEFSIVGQKIVCADATMGNPQTSSLISLLLDFGGDEAGAKELFDRLAASDAQRVTLPFGPHELGGNLGQIVDQYGITWLISAGIPQE from the coding sequence ATGACGGCAAAAATCTATCCGTATTTGACTTTTGAAAATGCGCGCGAAGCCATGCATTATTACGTGGAACAATTTGGCGCCGAGATCATCTACCGTCAGCCGCTTTCAGCAGAGCAAGCTGAAAATCTTGGCTTGGCATTGGATGATCTGGATGCTACGACTGCGCACGGTGAATTTTCAATTGTCGGACAGAAAATCGTCTGTGCCGATGCAACGATGGGCAATCCCCAGACTTCTTCGCTGATTTCCCTGCTTTTGGATTTTGGCGGTGATGAAGCAGGTGCCAAGGAATTATTTGATCGTTTGGCTGCCAGCGACGCACAGCGCGTAACCCTGCCTTTTGGACCGCATGAACTGGGCGGTAATCTGGGACAAATCGTTGATCAGTACGGTATTACCTGGCTGATCAGTGCAGGAATTCCACAAGAATAG
- a CDS encoding aldo/keto reductase, which produces MIFLNQNLQPKIQLNNGLLMPQIGLGVWKTPLETTQQMVFDALANDYVLLDTAKQYGNESAVGQGMQDAFQTTGRTRTSVFLTTKIYNGDQGDYDRVRKGFEGQLQALQTDYVDLLLMHWPVNDLYNQTWQAMERIYADGQAKAIGVCNFDVERMRDLLDHAQITPAINQIEFNPKIHQPAIVNFCQQHGIQMEAWSPLGNGTLLHEPIIEKIAQSHQKTPAQVELRWALQHDLIVIPKTTHPQRMRENADLFDFELSPAECMQIDTLDTEEHAIWYDKFKWSGNPNGIDNVIADPASFE; this is translated from the coding sequence ATGATTTTTTTGAATCAGAATTTGCAGCCAAAGATTCAGCTAAACAATGGTCTTTTAATGCCTCAGATTGGCCTGGGCGTTTGGAAGACCCCGCTTGAAACGACCCAGCAGATGGTTTTTGATGCCTTGGCAAACGACTATGTGCTGTTGGACACGGCCAAGCAGTATGGCAATGAAAGCGCGGTCGGTCAAGGAATGCAGGATGCCTTTCAAACTACTGGACGCACCCGGACCAGCGTATTTCTGACTACCAAGATCTATAATGGCGATCAAGGCGACTACGACCGCGTACGCAAAGGATTTGAAGGCCAGCTGCAGGCTCTGCAGACCGATTACGTTGATCTGTTACTGATGCACTGGCCGGTCAACGACTTATACAACCAGACCTGGCAGGCAATGGAACGAATCTATGCCGATGGTCAGGCCAAGGCAATCGGTGTCTGCAATTTCGATGTTGAGCGCATGCGTGATTTATTGGATCATGCCCAGATCACGCCCGCAATCAATCAAATTGAGTTCAATCCCAAGATTCATCAGCCAGCCATCGTCAATTTCTGCCAGCAGCATGGCATTCAAATGGAAGCCTGGTCGCCACTGGGGAATGGTACGCTCCTGCACGAACCGATTATTGAAAAGATTGCTCAAAGTCATCAAAAAACACCAGCTCAAGTTGAACTGCGCTGGGCTTTGCAGCATGATCTGATCGTAATCCCCAAAACTACGCACCCACAACGCATGCGAGAAAATGCCGACCTTTTTGATTTCGAACTGTCCCCAGCCGAATGCATGCAGATCGATACTTTGGATACCGAAGAACATGCTATCTGGTACGATAAATTCAAATGGTCCGGCAATCCTAATGGCATCGATAACGTGATTGCCGATCCCGCCAGTTTTGAATAG
- a CDS encoding gluconokinase: MKYIIGIDIGTTSTKALLYDLDGKIYAKANKGYRLHQDQPDMAEENPNDIFNATLSAIQEVVSCSNVDGQQVIAISWSAQQHSLIALDSDYHPLTNSITWADNRAEKYVRRYRENGMGMKVYQRTGLPIHPMGPFYKLLWLKNDHPEVFEKAAFWVGIKEYVIWRYTNVLAEETSMAAATGLLNMHSVDWDPEILKLLGIKRSQLPELVEPTHSIVGIRSEYAKVIGISDNVRMVMGATDGALSTIGVGALETGVLAINIGTSAAVRSFVEHPLIDPKARLYCYPVMQGKYLVGGPINSGGIVFNWAHDALFGAEHETAKLLKRDSYNVLTEIAQTVPAGSAGLLFHPYLGGERAPLWDANARGSFFGLNRNHTRAHMIRAVLEGIVFNLYMTTLALTEVTGDPKAILAAGGFVQSSLGRQIMADVYEHEVTIPDSYESGCLAAMYLAKMSLGLESDLDGIHKYIGKERHYQPNEANFAAYRKLIPIFIRLSRELSKEYESIADFQRQFPQLYEK, translated from the coding sequence ATGAAATACATTATTGGCATTGATATTGGCACGACCAGCACCAAAGCATTGTTATACGACCTGGATGGCAAGATCTACGCTAAAGCCAACAAAGGCTATCGACTGCATCAAGACCAGCCTGATATGGCCGAAGAAAATCCCAATGATATTTTTAATGCTACTCTTTCAGCCATCCAAGAAGTCGTTTCCTGTTCCAACGTTGATGGTCAGCAGGTAATCGCTATTTCCTGGTCAGCCCAGCAGCACAGTTTAATCGCCCTCGATAGTGACTACCATCCGCTCACCAATTCCATCACTTGGGCTGACAACCGCGCCGAAAAATATGTGCGCCGTTATCGTGAAAATGGCATGGGGATGAAGGTTTACCAAAGAACTGGGCTGCCAATTCATCCAATGGGACCTTTCTATAAACTGCTCTGGCTGAAAAATGATCACCCTGAAGTTTTTGAAAAAGCTGCTTTTTGGGTAGGGATCAAAGAGTACGTTATCTGGCGCTATACCAACGTTTTGGCTGAAGAAACGTCCATGGCCGCCGCGACTGGCCTCTTAAACATGCACAGCGTTGACTGGGATCCAGAAATCCTAAAACTTTTAGGCATCAAACGATCACAGCTGCCTGAACTGGTTGAACCTACTCATAGCATAGTTGGTATTCGTTCTGAGTATGCTAAAGTCATCGGCATTTCTGATAATGTTCGAATGGTTATGGGAGCTACTGACGGTGCATTGTCCACGATTGGCGTTGGCGCCTTAGAGACGGGTGTTTTAGCCATCAACATTGGGACTTCGGCAGCCGTCCGCTCATTTGTCGAGCATCCCTTGATTGATCCCAAAGCTCGTCTTTACTGCTACCCGGTTATGCAGGGAAAGTATCTGGTTGGTGGTCCAATCAACAGTGGCGGCATTGTTTTCAACTGGGCTCATGATGCTCTTTTTGGTGCTGAACACGAAACCGCAAAACTGTTGAAACGCGACTCTTACAACGTCTTAACCGAAATTGCGCAAACCGTACCCGCCGGATCAGCCGGATTGTTGTTCCATCCTTATCTAGGCGGCGAGCGTGCTCCTTTGTGGGACGCTAATGCACGCGGCAGCTTTTTTGGACTGAATCGCAATCATACGCGAGCGCACATGATTCGTGCCGTTTTAGAAGGAATCGTCTTTAATCTTTATATGACTACCCTGGCCTTGACCGAGGTTACTGGTGATCCAAAAGCGATTCTGGCTGCGGGCGGTTTCGTTCAATCTTCATTAGGACGGCAGATTATGGCTGACGTCTATGAACATGAGGTAACGATTCCCGATTCTTATGAAAGCGGCTGTCTGGCAGCAATGTACCTAGCCAAGATGAGTTTAGGACTGGAAAGCGATCTGGATGGGATTCATAAGTACATCGGCAAAGAACGTCATTATCAGCCAAATGAAGCTAATTTTGCTGCTTATCGCAAGCTCATTCCAATTTTTATTCGGCTTAGTCGCGAACTTTCAAAAGAGTATGAAAGCATTGCTGATTTTCAGCGTCAGTTCCCTCAGCTTTATGAAAAATAA
- a CDS encoding mannitol dehydrogenase family protein translates to MVNITDDYLKNKDEFTAVGIKVPNYDDKKVAQNTLANPHWVHFGGGNLFRAFHAAIASHLIDQGKMDSGIIVSDAYDDGTINGVYRPYNNRILRVVTKADGTKDLELFASVAKAVFSGRAAEDPSGLNEMKQLFTKASLQVVSFSITEKGYVIKQPDGQYLPAVARDLENGPAKPENTMSMIASMLLSRYQNGAKPIAMLSTDNFSQNGDRLKESILTIANGWLKNGFADQGFIDWLSDDAKVSFPLSMIDRITPNPSETVEKDLKALGIEGVDIVHTKKHTNIAAFANTEEAHYLVVEDKFPNGRPEFEAAGVIMTDRDTVNLADEMKVTVCLNPLHTALAIYGSVLGFNSIAAEVKDPDLNSLIKQIGYVEGLPVVRDPKVINPKAFIDELVQKRLPNPYIPDTPQRIATDTSQKLGIRYGVTIQHYLDDPDREPSQLNFIPLVIATWLRYLMAIDDHGEPFTPSPDPLWDSLHSQVADLKLGSADQNVHDNIKGILSNQAIFGNDLYAVGLGDKIEADFKEMLAGKGAIRQTLEEKLAKYGKNVD, encoded by the coding sequence ATGGTTAATATCACGGATGATTATTTGAAAAACAAAGATGAATTTACTGCAGTCGGCATTAAAGTGCCAAACTACGATGATAAAAAAGTCGCTCAAAATACGTTAGCCAATCCGCACTGGGTTCACTTCGGCGGTGGCAATCTGTTCCGGGCCTTTCATGCAGCCATTGCCAGTCATTTGATTGACCAGGGCAAAATGGATTCCGGCATTATCGTTTCGGATGCTTATGATGATGGCACGATTAATGGCGTCTATCGTCCATACAACAATCGAATTCTGCGGGTAGTTACCAAAGCAGACGGGACCAAGGATCTAGAATTGTTTGCCTCAGTAGCAAAAGCGGTCTTTTCAGGACGGGCAGCTGAGGATCCGAGCGGTCTCAATGAAATGAAGCAGCTCTTTACCAAAGCCAGTCTGCAGGTCGTTTCGTTTTCAATTACCGAAAAAGGCTATGTGATCAAACAGCCTGATGGTCAATATCTGCCAGCCGTTGCTCGTGATCTGGAAAACGGCCCAGCCAAGCCAGAAAATACGATGTCGATGATTGCCAGCATGCTGCTGAGTCGTTATCAAAACGGTGCCAAGCCAATTGCCATGCTGAGTACCGATAACTTCTCGCAAAACGGCGATCGGCTAAAAGAAAGTATTTTAACGATTGCCAATGGCTGGCTGAAAAATGGCTTTGCCGATCAAGGTTTCATCGATTGGCTCTCAGATGATGCCAAGGTTTCTTTCCCATTATCGATGATTGACCGCATCACGCCTAATCCATCCGAAACGGTTGAAAAAGATTTGAAGGCGTTAGGAATTGAGGGCGTTGATATCGTTCATACCAAGAAGCATACCAACATCGCAGCTTTTGCCAATACTGAAGAAGCACACTATCTGGTGGTCGAAGACAAGTTCCCGAATGGCCGGCCTGAATTTGAGGCAGCCGGTGTAATCATGACGGATCGGGACACGGTCAATCTGGCTGATGAAATGAAGGTAACGGTCTGCTTAAACCCATTGCATACCGCTTTGGCAATCTATGGCTCGGTGCTGGGCTTTAATTCAATTGCGGCTGAAGTCAAGGACCCTGATTTGAACAGTTTGATCAAACAGATTGGCTATGTTGAAGGCCTGCCGGTAGTTAGAGATCCAAAGGTTATTAATCCAAAGGCGTTTATCGATGAACTGGTCCAAAAGCGCCTGCCAAATCCATACATCCCCGACACGCCGCAGCGAATCGCTACTGATACGTCACAAAAGCTGGGCATTCGCTATGGGGTTACGATTCAACACTACCTTGACGATCCAGATCGTGAGCCGAGTCAGCTGAACTTTATTCCGCTGGTAATTGCTACCTGGCTGCGTTATCTGATGGCCATTGATGATCATGGCGAACCATTTACGCCAAGTCCTGATCCGCTTTGGGATTCACTGCACAGCCAAGTTGCTGATCTAAAGCTGGGTAGTGCAGATCAAAATGTTCACGATAACATTAAAGGCATTTTGAGCAATCAGGCAATCTTTGGCAACGATCTCTATGCAGTCGGCCTGGGTGACAAGATTGAGGCTGACTTTAAAGAGATGCTGGCTGGGAAAGGTGCTATTCGCCAGACCTTGGAAGAAAAACTCGCTAAGTACGGTAAAAACGTTGATTAA
- a CDS encoding D-isomer specific 2-hydroxyacid dehydrogenase family protein encodes MSEYKIAVVNSSSFGQIFKEHWAELEKIGQVDRFMFAPDIAGKELAEKLQGYNIIIASVTPNFTKEFFDNITGLELISRHGIGFNSVDIAAAKEHGVKVTIVPPLVERDAVAENAVANLFAIARQTCAAANREAAGHYEDRAHFMGHQFNGKQYGVIGCGNIGSRVAEIFHLISGGKEVLIADPHSRAREGWWEQNPWAKLVSLDELLANSDYISLNASLDEKDYHMLNAEALKKTKQGVYFTNCARGALIDEKAMMDAVKSGQVAGYASDTMEVEPVPGDHPFLHDEHFLITPHTSAYTYECLHGMGEKCVSDVKNLVAGKPLVRELTSELD; translated from the coding sequence ATGTCAGAATACAAGATCGCAGTCGTTAACTCCAGCAGTTTTGGTCAGATTTTTAAGGAACACTGGGCAGAATTGGAAAAGATTGGTCAAGTTGATCGCTTCATGTTTGCGCCAGACATTGCTGGCAAGGAACTGGCTGAAAAACTGCAAGGATACAACATCATCATTGCCAGTGTGACGCCAAACTTTACTAAGGAATTCTTTGACAACATTACCGGACTGGAACTGATCTCACGGCATGGGATTGGCTTTAACAGCGTCGACATTGCAGCGGCTAAAGAACACGGCGTTAAGGTAACCATCGTGCCGCCGCTGGTTGAACGGGATGCCGTTGCCGAGAACGCGGTTGCTAATTTATTTGCGATTGCGCGGCAGACCTGTGCGGCAGCCAACCGTGAAGCAGCCGGTCATTATGAAGATCGGGCGCACTTTATGGGTCACCAATTTAATGGCAAGCAATATGGGGTGATTGGCTGTGGCAACATCGGCAGCCGAGTTGCGGAAATCTTCCATTTGATTAGCGGTGGCAAGGAGGTTTTGATTGCTGACCCTCATTCACGGGCTCGTGAAGGCTGGTGGGAACAAAACCCATGGGCTAAGCTGGTATCGCTTGATGAACTGCTGGCCAACAGTGATTACATCTCACTGAATGCCTCACTGGATGAAAAAGATTACCATATGCTGAATGCAGAAGCCCTTAAGAAGACGAAGCAGGGCGTTTACTTTACCAACTGTGCACGCGGAGCTTTGATCGATGAAAAGGCAATGATGGATGCCGTTAAGAGCGGTCAGGTAGCCGGCTATGCCTCTGATACGATGGAGGTTGAACCGGTTCCTGGCGATCATCCATTCCTGCATGATGAACACTTCTTGATCACGCCGCATACTTCTGCCTACACTTATGAATGTCTGCACGGCATGGGCGAAAAGTGTGTTTCCGACGTTAAGAATCTGGTAGCTGGCAAGCCACTGGTACGTGAACTGACCAGCGAATTAGACTAG
- a CDS encoding MFS transporter: MNNTRKHSAFLVLGIFLLGACMRTPVTSIPSIVGEIAASFHVATTSLGILTTIPLICFGLVAVVVPMIGQKLGNELTIAIALLILFAGSWLRVLNYASLMIGTLLVGIGITFLNVLLPAIITENLPDKIGSMTSLYNVSLALFSAIGAYAITPVAQSSSWQFSVMLLSMLVLATLVLWLPNLRFNQRGTSESTNTGINMWKNKTAWLILVYFGLSSFVFYTTVAWLPSIAISAGLSHNQSSLIAGLFQLFSMPGAFLAPLWATKMSNRTPLILGAGIFTILGYLGLMMPFHNFGWFVFVSLILAIGTSATFALIMTLFSLKTKTPVNTGKLSGMAQSLGYLLAAFGPMLVGNLKAASGSWFAGELTTMLVAVVFTIFGVLSERKPYVD; this comes from the coding sequence TTGAACAACACGCGCAAACACAGCGCCTTTCTGGTTTTAGGCATTTTCCTGCTGGGCGCCTGCATGCGGACGCCGGTAACCTCGATCCCTTCAATCGTTGGCGAGATTGCTGCCTCATTTCACGTTGCCACTACCAGTCTGGGGATTTTAACTACGATTCCTTTGATCTGTTTTGGCTTGGTCGCGGTCGTGGTACCAATGATCGGGCAAAAGCTTGGCAATGAATTGACGATTGCCATTGCCCTGCTGATCTTATTTGCCGGTTCCTGGCTGCGGGTTCTCAACTATGCTTCATTAATGATCGGTACGCTGCTGGTCGGCATTGGAATCACTTTTTTGAATGTGCTCCTGCCTGCCATCATCACTGAAAACCTGCCTGATAAGATCGGTTCAATGACCAGTCTTTATAATGTTTCATTAGCGCTCTTCTCAGCAATTGGCGCCTATGCCATTACCCCAGTTGCGCAAAGCAGCAGCTGGCAGTTCTCAGTAATGCTTCTCAGTATGCTGGTGCTGGCAACGTTGGTATTATGGCTGCCAAATCTGCGTTTTAACCAGCGTGGAACCAGCGAATCCACCAATACTGGCATCAATATGTGGAAAAATAAGACGGCTTGGCTGATTCTGGTCTACTTTGGTTTGTCATCATTCGTCTTCTATACAACGGTTGCCTGGCTGCCATCAATCGCAATCAGTGCCGGTTTAAGCCACAATCAGTCCAGTCTGATCGCAGGACTGTTCCAGCTGTTCTCCATGCCGGGAGCCTTTTTAGCACCATTATGGGCAACTAAGATGAGCAACCGGACGCCGCTGATTCTTGGTGCCGGTATCTTTACGATTCTGGGCTATCTTGGCTTGATGATGCCATTCCATAACTTTGGCTGGTTTGTCTTTGTCAGCTTGATCTTGGCAATCGGAACCTCGGCAACGTTTGCCCTGATCATGACGCTGTTCAGTTTAAAGACCAAGACTCCGGTTAACACGGGAAAACTGTCCGGCATGGCTCAATCATTAGGCTATCTACTGGCCGCATTTGGTCCAATGCTCGTCGGCAATCTTAAGGCCGCCAGCGGTTCATGGTTTGCCGGTGAGCTGACTACCATGCTGGTTGCCGTTGTCTTCACCATTTTTGGTGTTTTGAGCGAACGCAAGCCTTACGTCGACTAA